A part of Haladaptatus caseinilyticus genomic DNA contains:
- a CDS encoding poly(R)-hydroxyalkanoic acid synthase subunit PhaE, producing the protein MTDTNPSKNASQNKYMNEMNDAFIESLERNVEAQTAFVDSWMSAFDTTETDEKASDGMNGYIGAYEAWMDAAQKQFERINDALDGEDVPIEEFRDIWLKAANDAFKEVTTTSEFASMTADSVENSMAYKQTMDEATEQTLGAFGLPTETDIQEIGERLVEVERRQHDIERKLDRVLDVVESE; encoded by the coding sequence ATGACAGACACAAACCCATCAAAGAACGCCTCACAAAACAAGTACATGAATGAAATGAATGATGCCTTTATCGAGTCGCTCGAACGAAACGTCGAAGCACAGACTGCTTTCGTCGATTCATGGATGTCGGCATTCGATACCACTGAAACGGATGAGAAGGCATCGGACGGGATGAACGGGTATATCGGTGCGTACGAAGCATGGATGGACGCCGCTCAAAAGCAGTTCGAGCGGATAAACGACGCACTTGACGGGGAAGATGTCCCCATCGAAGAGTTCCGAGACATCTGGCTGAAGGCGGCCAACGATGCGTTCAAAGAGGTCACGACCACATCCGAGTTTGCTTCCATGACTGCTGACTCCGTCGAAAACTCGATGGCGTACAAGCAAACCATGGACGAAGCTACTGAACAAACGCTTGGCGCATTCGGTCTTCCGACAGAAACAGATATTCAAGAAATCGGAGAGCGATTGGTCGAAGTGGAGCGACGACAACACGACATCGAGCGGAAACTAGACCGAGTGCTCGACGTGGTAGAGAGCGAATGA
- a CDS encoding AbrB/MazE/SpoVT family DNA-binding domain-containing protein translates to MTNQDDRSMWPPALFANQLQQASENAAEKQLDMWEQMVSGTSGSKVDEFSKVESIGRETAIFKTRVQSGGRISIPDAEREVLDINEGDIVQTIVIPFKKQSTNDDE, encoded by the coding sequence ATGACGAATCAGGACGACCGAAGTATGTGGCCACCCGCTCTGTTTGCGAACCAGCTGCAACAGGCGAGTGAGAATGCGGCGGAGAAACAGTTGGATATGTGGGAACAGATGGTCTCCGGGACTAGCGGTTCGAAAGTCGATGAGTTTTCGAAGGTCGAGTCCATCGGGAGAGAGACCGCAATTTTCAAAACTCGTGTCCAGAGTGGTGGCCGAATCAGTATTCCCGATGCCGAGAGAGAGGTACTCGACATCAATGAAGGAGACATCGTACAGACGATCGTTATTCCCTTCAAGAAACAATCAACAAACGATGATGAATAA
- a CDS encoding MaoC family dehydratase yields MSKNESSANLGRTITKSWLDASEHVMNSFFEVNRASLAAFGFSTETNGSHSPEQPQQSTETWTFDRSVEDPDDISLGDTVEFTKTLTDADVEAFARASGDTNPLHLDDGFAMETRFGERIVHGTLVSGLISAALARLPGLTIYLSQDISFMKPVTPGQTLTAVVEVIDVLNDDRYTLSTVVYDEDGQSVVEGESTVLIDTLPEKTTESK; encoded by the coding sequence ATGAGCAAAAACGAATCCTCGGCAAACCTCGGTCGAACGATAACGAAATCGTGGTTGGATGCATCTGAGCATGTGATGAACAGCTTCTTCGAAGTAAACCGGGCTTCGCTCGCCGCATTTGGCTTTTCGACTGAGACAAACGGTTCTCACAGCCCTGAACAACCCCAACAATCTACAGAAACATGGACGTTCGATCGGTCCGTCGAGGACCCGGACGATATTAGTCTTGGTGACACTGTCGAGTTTACCAAAACGCTCACCGACGCAGATGTCGAAGCGTTTGCCCGCGCAAGTGGAGATACGAACCCACTCCATTTGGACGACGGATTCGCAATGGAAACTCGATTTGGCGAACGAATTGTCCATGGAACCCTCGTTTCTGGCCTGATCAGCGCAGCGTTAGCGCGTCTTCCAGGCCTGACAATATATCTCTCTCAGGATATTTCGTTCATGAAGCCGGTTACACCCGGGCAAACACTCACCGCGGTCGTCGAGGTAATCGACGTTCTCAACGACGACCGATATACGCTCTCGACGGTCGTGTACGACGAAGACGGCCAATCGGTCGTCGAAGGAGAGTCGACCGTCCTCATTGATACTCTCCCGGAGAAAACAACGGAATCGAAGTGA
- a CDS encoding alpha/beta fold hydrolase — translation MNTHYTQRGTGTPLIFIHGGWLSERMWTDQMERFERDYHVISYDIRGHGQTGGSPKSTYSMDLFVDDLRRLLTELSVEMPVLCGLSLGGMIAQKYVDRYPDDVLGVVLANTVQSFPPFPLTQTQKELLFPRLQRHLALSNLGPQSYFRLSFPLFHLFEGHQWISLDRDTRKYALRDSDRISAEEFAKIFDAMYTCDLRTDVSISCPGLVLTSDHETRAVRRQNVRIAESIQHSSHVEIPDAGHLMNMDNPEAFDSAVDRFIADLVVVDDR, via the coding sequence ATGAACACCCACTACACCCAACGGGGAACGGGAACGCCGCTGATATTTATCCATGGTGGCTGGTTGAGTGAGCGGATGTGGACGGACCAGATGGAACGATTCGAGCGTGACTATCACGTTATCTCATACGATATTCGAGGCCACGGACAAACTGGCGGGTCACCGAAATCGACCTATTCGATGGACCTCTTCGTCGATGACCTTCGACGACTACTGACTGAACTTTCCGTCGAGATGCCCGTTCTCTGCGGACTTTCACTCGGCGGGATGATCGCACAAAAGTATGTAGATCGCTACCCGGACGACGTATTGGGTGTCGTACTCGCAAATACAGTGCAGTCGTTTCCCCCATTTCCGCTCACGCAAACCCAAAAAGAGCTGTTGTTTCCGCGGCTACAACGCCATCTCGCGCTATCCAACCTGGGGCCACAGTCGTACTTCAGACTCTCGTTTCCGCTGTTTCATCTTTTCGAAGGTCATCAGTGGATATCGCTCGACCGAGATACCCGAAAGTACGCACTTCGAGACAGCGATCGAATCAGCGCTGAGGAATTTGCGAAGATATTTGATGCGATGTACACCTGCGACCTGCGAACGGACGTTTCGATATCGTGCCCAGGACTAGTACTCACCAGCGACCACGAAACCCGCGCGGTCCGCAGGCAAAACGTCCGAATCGCAGAAAGCATACAACATAGTTCACATGTCGAAATCCCCGATGCGGGACATCTGATGAATATGGATAACCCCGAAGCGTTCGATTCCGCAGTCGATAGGTTTATCGCTGATTTAGTGGTGGTTGACGACCGATAA
- a CDS encoding zinc-dependent alcohol dehydrogenase family protein has protein sequence MRAAVLEEYQEPLAIKDVDSPDPAVEGAVIEVEACGICRSDWHGWQGDWDWLGIKPPTGQILGHEPAGKVIEVGDEVENIKVGDRVAVPFNIGDGTCHQCRTGHGNTCQNVMPLGFAEPVQGAFAEQLHIPTADHNAVRLPEGVSSVDMAGLGCRFMTSFHALAHRADVEAGDWVAIHGCGGVGLSAVHIADALGANVIAVDLMDDKLQKATDLGAAEAINASENDVPETVKAITDGGADVSVDALGIETTCRNSVMSLGTRGQHVQVGLSTQAEEGKVALPTDLMVMQEIEFVGSLGMPPTSYDEIFRMVDTGKLDPSAVVSETVALDDVSDRLASMDDFETMGIPVIDEFA, from the coding sequence ATGCGCGCCGCTGTCTTAGAAGAGTATCAAGAACCGCTTGCTATCAAAGATGTAGACTCCCCTGACCCTGCGGTTGAGGGGGCAGTAATCGAAGTCGAGGCGTGTGGTATTTGTCGAAGCGACTGGCACGGTTGGCAGGGAGACTGGGATTGGCTCGGCATCAAGCCGCCGACCGGACAGATACTCGGCCACGAACCTGCTGGCAAAGTCATCGAAGTTGGGGACGAGGTCGAGAACATCAAGGTCGGTGATCGGGTCGCCGTCCCGTTCAACATCGGTGACGGTACCTGTCACCAGTGTCGGACCGGTCATGGGAACACCTGTCAAAACGTGATGCCATTAGGATTCGCCGAACCGGTTCAGGGAGCGTTCGCCGAACAGCTCCACATCCCAACCGCCGACCACAACGCCGTTCGACTGCCAGAGGGCGTCTCGTCGGTCGATATGGCTGGCTTGGGATGCCGATTCATGACTTCGTTCCATGCGCTTGCTCACCGTGCGGACGTCGAAGCAGGCGATTGGGTCGCCATTCACGGCTGTGGCGGTGTTGGCCTCTCGGCAGTTCACATCGCAGATGCTCTCGGTGCGAACGTCATCGCTGTGGATCTAATGGACGACAAACTCCAAAAAGCGACGGACCTTGGCGCAGCCGAGGCGATCAATGCGAGTGAAAACGACGTTCCCGAGACGGTCAAAGCGATTACCGACGGTGGTGCCGACGTTTCTGTCGATGCCCTTGGAATCGAGACGACCTGTCGAAATTCGGTGATGAGTCTCGGCACTCGCGGTCAGCATGTCCAAGTCGGCCTGAGTACACAGGCCGAGGAAGGGAAAGTGGCACTTCCGACGGATTTGATGGTCATGCAGGAGATCGAGTTCGTCGGTTCGCTCGGTATGCCTCCCACCAGTTACGACGAAATCTTCCGGATGGTCGATACCGGGAAACTCGACCCGAGCGCTGTGGTTTCGGAGACGGTGGCGCTCGACGACGTGTCCGACCGACTGGCATCGATGGACGATTTCGAGACGATGGGTATACCGGTCATCGACGAGTTCGCGTGA
- a CDS encoding TRAP transporter permease, with protein sequence MTNTTTSHPDETAESETKKSRELAGIGRYLAVAVAVIAGVYHVYTAGFGTPTAFINRPVHLAFVTILAFLLFPGRTKDTNSVPWYDWLLILVSVPSILYIAYAIKFGTLASRSGSPLTRDLVFGAITILVVLEITRRATGRALPIIASSFLLYAYYGRSMPQPIIHRGYTIERIISHSYLTTEGIFGIPLGVSATFVVVFIILGAFLEVTGIGDWFIDLAYGATGRTTGGPAKTSVMASGFLASLNGSAVANTATTGAFTIPLMKRTGFKSKYAAAVESAASSGGQIMPPVMGAGAFIMSSWTGISYVTIIAAASIPALLYFLSIGAAVHFRAKKEGLEGMASEDLPDTWHLLKTGFHFLIPLVSLVVMLVQGNSAMKAAFYAILLTVVVAIPPARAGEFGRALTNGDVATIRRLGRSALSIGVAAMERGMRMTITVAAACATAGLVVGMVTLTGLGLKFSTLITSLSGGTLIIALFLTMLTSIILGMGLPTTAAYVVLAALGAPALVNMGVELIAAHLFIFYFGIISAITPPIMLAVFTASGIAESDPWKTGFTALNLAAAGFLVPYMFVYGPQLLLIGSTTEIAISATTAVIGVLALSAGTQGYLYMAASYPERAALVIGAVVLIAPGMMTDIVGFAVIAAVLLKQYMFNEPPGTPTPAGAD encoded by the coding sequence ATGACCAACACAACGACTTCACATCCGGACGAAACAGCTGAATCGGAAACGAAAAAATCACGCGAATTGGCCGGTATCGGCCGATATCTCGCGGTCGCTGTGGCGGTTATCGCCGGCGTCTATCACGTATATACTGCGGGTTTCGGGACGCCCACTGCGTTCATCAACCGACCAGTTCATCTCGCGTTCGTCACCATTCTCGCGTTCTTGCTGTTCCCCGGCCGTACAAAGGACACGAACAGTGTGCCATGGTATGACTGGTTGCTGATACTCGTTTCCGTCCCGAGTATTCTATACATTGCGTACGCCATCAAGTTCGGGACGCTCGCGTCTCGTTCGGGGAGTCCACTGACACGCGACCTTGTCTTTGGAGCAATCACCATCCTCGTCGTGCTCGAAATCACACGGCGTGCGACGGGTCGTGCACTGCCGATCATCGCGTCGTCGTTCCTCCTCTACGCGTACTACGGTCGGAGCATGCCCCAACCGATTATCCACCGCGGATACACCATCGAACGGATCATCTCTCACTCCTACCTCACCACCGAGGGTATCTTCGGCATCCCACTCGGTGTGAGTGCGACCTTCGTTGTTGTGTTCATCATCCTTGGCGCGTTTCTGGAGGTCACGGGCATCGGCGACTGGTTTATCGACCTTGCCTATGGCGCGACAGGACGAACGACCGGCGGCCCCGCGAAAACGTCGGTCATGGCGAGTGGCTTCTTAGCCAGCCTGAACGGCAGCGCAGTCGCGAATACCGCGACCACGGGTGCGTTCACTATTCCGCTGATGAAACGCACTGGATTCAAATCGAAATACGCCGCCGCCGTCGAATCTGCCGCATCGAGCGGCGGTCAAATCATGCCACCAGTGATGGGCGCGGGCGCGTTCATCATGTCTTCATGGACGGGAATCTCTTACGTGACGATTATTGCAGCAGCGTCGATTCCGGCACTACTTTACTTCCTCTCGATTGGCGCAGCCGTTCACTTCCGCGCGAAAAAAGAGGGGCTCGAAGGGATGGCGTCCGAGGACCTCCCCGACACGTGGCACCTTCTTAAAACCGGATTCCACTTCCTGATACCGCTCGTCTCGCTTGTGGTTATGCTTGTCCAAGGGAACTCCGCGATGAAAGCCGCGTTTTACGCCATCTTGCTGACCGTCGTGGTGGCAATTCCACCTGCACGAGCAGGAGAGTTCGGCCGTGCACTCACGAACGGTGATGTCGCGACGATTCGTCGCCTTGGTCGCAGTGCCCTCAGCATTGGCGTCGCCGCTATGGAACGCGGAATGCGGATGACTATCACCGTGGCCGCAGCCTGTGCGACTGCCGGTCTCGTTGTCGGAATGGTCACGCTCACTGGCCTCGGCCTCAAGTTCAGTACGCTCATCACCAGTCTCTCCGGTGGTACGCTCATCATCGCACTGTTCTTGACCATGCTCACATCGATTATCCTTGGCATGGGACTTCCAACAACGGCAGCGTACGTCGTTCTCGCAGCACTCGGCGCACCTGCACTCGTCAACATGGGTGTCGAACTGATCGCTGCACACCTGTTTATTTTCTACTTCGGCATCATCTCGGCGATTACACCACCGATCATGTTGGCAGTGTTTACCGCAAGTGGAATCGCCGAATCAGATCCGTGGAAAACTGGCTTTACCGCGCTCAACCTCGCCGCTGCAGGCTTTCTTGTGCCATACATGTTCGTCTACGGGCCACAACTCCTGCTCATCGGTTCAACGACCGAAATCGCCATTAGTGCAACAACGGCAGTCATTGGTGTCCTTGCACTGTCCGCCGGAACACAAGGATATCTGTATATGGCCGCTAGCTACCCCGAACGGGCCGCGCTCGTTATTGGCGCAGTGGTACTTATTGCACCGGGGATGATGACCGACATTGTCGGATTCGCCGTCATTGCCGCTGTACTTCTCAAACAGTACATGTTCAACGAACCGCCAGGAACACCAACCCCTGCAGGCGCGGACTGA
- a CDS encoding DUF1850 domain-containing protein has protein sequence MRVRLVMILVACGVVVGAGATTGVTVLHIQNARTDETVGIERIDPGQEFAIHYTHSFDKTPIHEVYVIRDGKIVQIREEFQYFAIGLEYTEREQERVGNFTVLHMERPFDSFALRVATYTNQSLVIDDERTPLTDYSDRWETLTFSAERISYLEYAYLKATAQV, from the coding sequence ATGCGCGTTCGTCTCGTAATGATTCTCGTCGCCTGCGGAGTAGTCGTGGGTGCCGGTGCAACGACAGGTGTGACCGTCCTTCACATCCAAAATGCTCGAACCGACGAAACTGTTGGCATCGAGCGGATCGACCCCGGCCAGGAGTTCGCCATCCACTATACCCATTCGTTCGACAAGACTCCCATTCACGAAGTGTACGTTATTCGCGACGGCAAAATCGTCCAAATCCGAGAAGAATTCCAATATTTCGCGATCGGGCTAGAGTACACTGAGCGCGAGCAAGAGCGAGTCGGGAACTTCACTGTTCTCCACATGGAACGGCCTTTCGACTCATTCGCCCTTCGGGTCGCGACGTACACGAACCAATCGCTTGTCATCGATGACGAACGAACGCCGCTGACTGACTATTCTGACCGGTGGGAGACCCTCACGTTTTCCGCAGAGCGGATTTCGTACCTCGAATACGCATATCTCAAAGCAACCGCACAAGTATGA
- a CDS encoding TAXI family TRAP transporter solute-binding subunit produces MASGRPSHGIQRRTFLKSSAGIATAATIAGCSGGPAKSGGSDGSKDGGGGTQFVTIGTGGTGGVYYPLGGGMADIMNKNLKNVEATAESTGASVENCRLVANGEMTMALALGNAVLLAVNGEGDFSKALNLKAAFGAYQNSTQVITTKGSGIETIPDMKGKKISVGAPGSGTEVIAKELLSHFNISYKDINAQRLSFSETATAMQDGQVDAGFWSVAYPASSIQNLASQRDIKFVKFPKKDLNKITSKFDYYSKGTIPAGTYKGINKDVQVPGVTNTMVVQNSMSEDLAYKLTKTVFENLDSLAEVHQAANQFEGTARAAPIDLHPGSKKYFDEAGL; encoded by the coding sequence ATGGCTAGTGGTAGACCCTCACACGGAATACAAAGACGGACGTTTCTCAAATCAAGTGCAGGTATCGCAACAGCAGCGACTATTGCCGGCTGTTCTGGCGGACCAGCTAAATCCGGCGGTTCGGATGGTTCGAAAGACGGCGGCGGTGGAACACAGTTCGTAACCATCGGAACTGGTGGGACGGGCGGAGTCTACTACCCGCTCGGTGGCGGGATGGCGGACATTATGAACAAGAACCTGAAAAACGTCGAGGCGACTGCCGAATCGACGGGTGCCTCCGTCGAAAACTGCCGTCTTGTCGCAAATGGAGAGATGACCATGGCCCTCGCTCTTGGGAATGCCGTCCTTCTCGCGGTTAACGGCGAAGGTGACTTCAGCAAGGCGCTAAACTTGAAGGCCGCCTTCGGTGCATATCAGAACAGCACCCAAGTCATCACGACGAAGGGTTCCGGTATCGAAACCATTCCGGACATGAAGGGGAAGAAAATCTCCGTCGGTGCTCCCGGTTCCGGAACCGAAGTCATTGCTAAAGAGCTCCTGAGCCACTTCAATATCTCTTACAAAGATATCAATGCACAGCGCCTCTCGTTCAGCGAAACGGCCACAGCGATGCAGGACGGCCAGGTAGATGCCGGTTTCTGGTCGGTCGCCTATCCGGCTTCCTCGATTCAGAACCTTGCCAGCCAGCGCGACATCAAGTTCGTCAAGTTCCCCAAGAAGGACCTGAACAAAATCACGTCGAAGTTCGACTACTATTCGAAGGGGACAATTCCTGCAGGAACCTACAAGGGGATCAATAAGGACGTTCAGGTGCCGGGTGTCACAAACACGATGGTCGTTCAAAACAGCATGAGCGAAGACCTCGCGTACAAACTCACGAAAACGGTTTTCGAAAACCTCGATAGTCTCGCCGAGGTTCATCAGGCCGCAAACCAGTTCGAGGGGACGGCGCGTGCCGCTCCGATTGATCTCCATCCAGGGTCGAAGAAATATTTCGACGAAGCGGGTCTCTAA
- a CDS encoding CaiB/BaiF CoA transferase family protein, whose product MVGEARQPETDSGPLDGVTVLDASRVLVGPFCTMQLGDLGADVIKVERPDGGDQTRGWHPPTYGESDESAYYLSVNRNKRSMTLNLASEDGRELFRDLASEADVVVSNFRVGKMEEWGLDYRTLRENNPALIYCALSGYGEWGPDRDRPAYDLIMQAEGGLMSITGEKDGAPVRVGVAIADIGAGMYATQAILAALLERELGDGTGQKIDVSLLDGQVAWMSYMASNYFATGTAPDRMGSKHPTIAPYQAFPTADGYVVIAVPSPNLWPKFCTAIDRDDLIDDDRFHDNASRVENREKLDTLLEAEFAAYTTAEILDVMDDHGVPASEVKDMEDVFDDPQVAARGMHQSVSHPTAGDVEMAGSPMHLSKTPASVRAHPPLLGEHTEQILSEYGYTASDIDQLEEKDII is encoded by the coding sequence ATGGTTGGAGAAGCACGACAACCGGAAACCGATTCCGGCCCGCTTGACGGCGTTACCGTCCTCGACGCCTCTCGCGTCCTCGTCGGTCCGTTCTGTACGATGCAGTTAGGCGACCTGGGTGCAGACGTCATCAAAGTCGAGCGACCGGACGGCGGCGACCAAACACGTGGCTGGCATCCACCGACCTATGGCGAGTCGGACGAGAGTGCTTACTACCTCAGCGTGAATCGGAACAAACGTTCGATGACGCTCAATCTCGCGAGTGAAGACGGGCGCGAACTCTTTCGTGACCTCGCAAGCGAGGCCGACGTCGTCGTTTCGAATTTCCGCGTCGGCAAGATGGAAGAATGGGGGCTCGACTATCGGACGTTGCGGGAAAATAATCCCGCCCTTATTTACTGTGCCCTCTCGGGATACGGCGAATGGGGTCCTGACAGAGATCGTCCGGCCTATGACCTCATCATGCAAGCGGAAGGTGGCCTGATGAGTATTACCGGCGAAAAAGACGGTGCACCCGTCCGTGTTGGAGTCGCAATCGCTGACATCGGTGCGGGAATGTACGCCACTCAGGCTATTCTCGCCGCACTGCTCGAACGCGAACTCGGGGACGGAACAGGTCAAAAAATCGATGTGTCGTTGCTCGACGGGCAGGTCGCATGGATGAGTTACATGGCGTCGAACTACTTTGCGACGGGAACCGCACCCGATAGGATGGGAAGTAAACACCCGACTATTGCCCCCTATCAAGCGTTTCCGACTGCGGACGGTTACGTCGTTATCGCGGTTCCCTCGCCGAACCTCTGGCCGAAATTCTGTACCGCAATCGACCGCGACGATCTCATCGATGATGACCGGTTTCACGACAACGCCTCACGCGTCGAAAACCGCGAGAAACTCGATACGTTGCTTGAAGCGGAATTTGCGGCGTATACGACGGCGGAAATCCTCGACGTGATGGACGACCACGGTGTTCCGGCGAGCGAAGTAAAGGACATGGAAGACGTTTTCGATGATCCACAGGTTGCGGCGCGAGGGATGCACCAATCGGTTTCGCATCCGACTGCAGGCGATGTCGAGATGGCTGGCAGTCCGATGCATCTCTCGAAGACACCAGCGAGCGTTCGTGCTCACCCCCCGTTGCTCGGCGAGCATACCGAACAAATCCTTTCCGAATACGGCTACACAGCATCCGATATCGACCAATTGGAAGAGAAGGATATCATCTAA
- a CDS encoding prolyl oligopeptidase family serine peptidase, producing MVPPAGASTPPATRREVVTETLHGTEIVDPFRWLENDNTRVQEWLDAQNEYTDAHLDSAVQEHLRPKMKRLADVPNYSPIKVENGKFFQTVRGAADDHSRLLVRRSPDEEGTVLADPNEWSTNDDANAPACSIRWFLPAYDGEHIAYGVTEGGEDQIDIHVVSVPDGDEIAVMENCGRVFLGIISFDAVSPGMVAWDADSDGFYYVATGDTESGAQITTELRHWRFDSGEQTLFEHDNQHAWPTVKTDPESGTLAVGFHDVSGTDWHVSIDEELRPVIVDSDAETFVTFHDDTVFFLTDYGASRKRLLSCSLSRFRDGDLTFEECETVLPEHKALLHSFAVTSRHIVAQYLTDAHARLAVYSHDGEHLHDLSLADYVSVSQLRVCDDTEDVFYQVESFHLPPTLVRANPATGNHRELTTVDVELPEMVVRQEFVESTNGAKVPVFVCHRADVKLDGDNPAVLSGYGGFRSNRPPRFDRFRVAFLTDGGVYAQVCARGGQEYGESWHEDGMLANKQHTFDDFIAAGEFLCSAEYTSSDRLAVVGRSNGGLSVGAVVTQRPDLWTAARCSVPLLDMLRFHRFLIGESWTTEYGHPEDADAFEYLRAYSPYHNIERGIDYPAILLTTAAEDARVHPAHARKMAARLQNEADGGPFLLRTKIDTGHGGGKPSSMLVAEQTDEWAFLYDRLGIDN from the coding sequence ATGGTTCCTCCTGCTGGTGCCTCAACTCCTCCAGCAACACGACGCGAGGTCGTCACCGAAACTCTCCATGGAACCGAGATTGTCGATCCGTTTCGCTGGCTGGAAAATGACAACACAAGGGTACAGGAGTGGCTCGACGCACAAAACGAGTACACGGACGCTCATTTGGATTCAGCGGTGCAAGAGCATCTGCGACCGAAAATGAAGCGTCTCGCTGACGTTCCGAACTACAGTCCGATCAAAGTGGAAAACGGGAAATTCTTCCAAACAGTCAGGGGAGCAGCCGACGACCATTCGCGTCTCCTCGTCCGGCGATCGCCGGACGAGGAGGGTACTGTTCTCGCTGACCCTAACGAGTGGTCGACTAACGACGACGCGAACGCACCAGCATGTTCGATTCGCTGGTTCCTTCCCGCTTACGACGGCGAGCACATCGCGTACGGTGTTACCGAAGGTGGTGAAGACCAGATCGATATTCACGTCGTGTCTGTCCCTGATGGCGACGAAATCGCCGTGATGGAAAACTGCGGGCGGGTATTCCTCGGTATCATCAGCTTTGACGCGGTGAGTCCGGGGATGGTTGCGTGGGACGCCGACAGCGATGGGTTCTATTATGTCGCCACCGGCGATACAGAGTCCGGCGCACAAATAACAACGGAACTACGACACTGGCGCTTCGACAGCGGCGAACAGACATTGTTCGAGCATGATAACCAACATGCATGGCCGACGGTCAAAACCGATCCCGAGTCGGGAACGCTCGCGGTCGGGTTCCACGACGTTTCCGGGACCGACTGGCACGTCTCCATCGATGAAGAACTCCGACCGGTCATCGTTGACAGCGACGCCGAGACGTTCGTTACCTTTCACGACGATACCGTTTTCTTTCTCACCGACTACGGAGCTTCGCGGAAACGTCTCCTTTCTTGTTCGCTCTCGCGATTTCGGGATGGCGACCTCACGTTCGAGGAATGTGAAACGGTTCTCCCCGAACACAAGGCACTTCTTCACTCATTCGCTGTCACGTCCAGACACATCGTTGCTCAGTACCTAACGGACGCTCATGCACGACTTGCCGTTTACAGCCACGACGGCGAACACCTTCATGACCTCTCGCTCGCCGACTACGTGTCGGTGTCGCAACTGCGGGTATGTGATGACACTGAAGATGTCTTCTATCAGGTGGAATCGTTCCATCTACCACCGACGCTCGTTCGGGCGAACCCCGCCACAGGTAACCATCGGGAACTCACAACGGTCGATGTCGAACTCCCCGAGATGGTCGTTCGACAGGAGTTCGTCGAGTCTACCAACGGTGCCAAGGTGCCCGTGTTTGTCTGTCACCGAGCGGATGTCAAGTTGGACGGAGACAACCCGGCGGTGCTGTCTGGATATGGTGGGTTCCGGTCCAATCGACCGCCCCGTTTCGACCGCTTTCGAGTCGCGTTTCTCACCGACGGCGGCGTCTATGCACAAGTCTGTGCCCGTGGCGGACAGGAGTACGGTGAATCGTGGCACGAGGATGGAATGCTAGCGAACAAACAACACACGTTCGACGATTTCATCGCGGCCGGGGAGTTCCTTTGTTCGGCCGAGTACACCTCCTCCGATCGACTGGCGGTTGTGGGCCGTTCCAACGGTGGCTTGTCCGTCGGTGCCGTAGTCACTCAGCGTCCCGATCTCTGGACCGCGGCCCGGTGTTCGGTACCACTGCTGGATATGCTCCGATTCCATCGATTCCTGATCGGGGAGTCGTGGACCACCGAATACGGCCACCCTGAAGACGCCGACGCCTTCGAGTACCTCCGTGCGTATTCGCCATACCACAATATCGAACGCGGTATCGACTACCCGGCGATTCTCCTTACGACCGCGGCCGAGGACGCTCGCGTCCACCCTGCTCACGCCCGCAAAATGGCCGCTCGACTGCAAAACGAGGCCGACGGCGGCCCGTTCCTCCTCCGAACCAAAATCGACACCGGACATGGTGGCGGCAAACCCTCCTCTATGCTCGTCGCGGAGCAGACAGACGAATGGGCATTTCTCTACGACCGTCTCGGGATAGACAATTGA